In Penaeus monodon isolate SGIC_2016 chromosome 8, NSTDA_Pmon_1, whole genome shotgun sequence, one DNA window encodes the following:
- the LOC119576379 gene encoding transcription factor btd-like isoform X2 produces MGLGTADSHWTSYSGTHYSSYIPGSLTGGNSSTLQSGFSSTQGLGYSSDISQQVNTLESNSSHLSSGVIENSPSSGGDYEGLGSLQAPHSPPRHDYMLARYSSPDPRHPATGTTDPRQDLSCAPYTPPSTSTNTTATPSIAGGLLAGTSSSTGGAGSGVSAAAAAAAGAAGGGTGSYPGYLGSGYYTATTTAQGYLSPSVSLLYPHLYPQQGQLALLDPRQATTDQYSGATGAANTGGQRDYTRHDGYRDMSTAGATTPGAHQSMMAAHMTPDEGLHAAHAHDRYMSNGTRAGGPSPNDPSVWRPY; encoded by the exons ATGGGCCTGGGTACGGCAGACAGTCACTGGACCAGCTACAGCGGTACCCACTATTCCTCCTACATACCAG GTAGTCTCACGGGAGGCAACAGCTCGACGCTGCAGAGCGGCTTCTCCTCCACGCAGGGCCTCGGCTACAGCAGCGACATCAGCCAGCAAGTCAACACGCTTGAATCCAACTCTTCGCATCTGTCGTCTG GTGTGATAGAGAACTCCCCGAGCTCCGGCGGCGACTACGAGGGCCTGGGCTCCCTGCAGGCCCCGCACTCGCCACCGCGCCACGACTACATGCTGGCGCGCTACTCCTCGCCCGACCCCCGTCACCCCGCCACCGGCACCACCGACCCCCGCCAGGACTTGTCGTGCGCCCCCTATACGccgccctccacctccaccaacacGACAGCCACGCCCTCCATAGCAGGGGGCCTCCTCGCCGGAACCTCCTCGTCCACGGGCGGCGCAGGGAGCGGCGTGTCGGCAGCAGCGGCGGCCGCGGCAGGGGCTGCAGGCGGCGGGACAGGAAGCTACCCCGGCTACCTGGGCAGCGGGTACTACACTGCCACCACGACGGCCCAAGGCTACCTCTCCCCGAGCGTGTCGCTGTTGTACCCCCACTTGTATCCCCAGCAGGGGCAGCTGGCCCTTCTGGACCCGCGCCAGGCCACCACCGACCAGTACAGCGGGGCCACGGGCGCCGCCAACACCGGCGGCCAGCGCGACTACACGCGCCACGACGGCTACCGCGACATGTCCACGGCCGGAGCAACGACGCCCGGCGCCCACCAGAGCATGATGGCCGCCCACATGACCCCCGACGAGGGTCTtcacgccgcccacgcccacgaccGCTACATGAGCAACGGGACGCGCGCGGGCGGCCCCTCTCCGAACGACCCGTCCGTGTGGCGACCCTACTAG
- the LOC119576379 gene encoding Holliday junction resolvase MOC1, chloroplastic-like isoform X1 has product MGLGTADSHWTSYSGTHYSSYIPGSLTGGNSSTLQSGFSSTQGLGYSSDISQQVNTLESNSSHLSSASFAGVIENSPSSGGDYEGLGSLQAPHSPPRHDYMLARYSSPDPRHPATGTTDPRQDLSCAPYTPPSTSTNTTATPSIAGGLLAGTSSSTGGAGSGVSAAAAAAAGAAGGGTGSYPGYLGSGYYTATTTAQGYLSPSVSLLYPHLYPQQGQLALLDPRQATTDQYSGATGAANTGGQRDYTRHDGYRDMSTAGATTPGAHQSMMAAHMTPDEGLHAAHAHDRYMSNGTRAGGPSPNDPSVWRPY; this is encoded by the exons ATGGGCCTGGGTACGGCAGACAGTCACTGGACCAGCTACAGCGGTACCCACTATTCCTCCTACATACCAG GTAGTCTCACGGGAGGCAACAGCTCGACGCTGCAGAGCGGCTTCTCCTCCACGCAGGGCCTCGGCTACAGCAGCGACATCAGCCAGCAAGTCAACACGCTTGAATCCAACTCTTCGCATCTGTCGTCTG CTTCGTTCGCAGGTGTGATAGAGAACTCCCCGAGCTCCGGCGGCGACTACGAGGGCCTGGGCTCCCTGCAGGCCCCGCACTCGCCACCGCGCCACGACTACATGCTGGCGCGCTACTCCTCGCCCGACCCCCGTCACCCCGCCACCGGCACCACCGACCCCCGCCAGGACTTGTCGTGCGCCCCCTATACGccgccctccacctccaccaacacGACAGCCACGCCCTCCATAGCAGGGGGCCTCCTCGCCGGAACCTCCTCGTCCACGGGCGGCGCAGGGAGCGGCGTGTCGGCAGCAGCGGCGGCCGCGGCAGGGGCTGCAGGCGGCGGGACAGGAAGCTACCCCGGCTACCTGGGCAGCGGGTACTACACTGCCACCACGACGGCCCAAGGCTACCTCTCCCCGAGCGTGTCGCTGTTGTACCCCCACTTGTATCCCCAGCAGGGGCAGCTGGCCCTTCTGGACCCGCGCCAGGCCACCACCGACCAGTACAGCGGGGCCACGGGCGCCGCCAACACCGGCGGCCAGCGCGACTACACGCGCCACGACGGCTACCGCGACATGTCCACGGCCGGAGCAACGACGCCCGGCGCCCACCAGAGCATGATGGCCGCCCACATGACCCCCGACGAGGGTCTtcacgccgcccacgcccacgaccGCTACATGAGCAACGGGACGCGCGCGGGCGGCCCCTCTCCGAACGACCCGTCCGTGTGGCGACCCTACTAG